The window CGAACTCTAAACTGAATTCTAAAAGCCGTGCCAAGCAATTAGTCCGCCAGTTTAGAGGGCTATTCAAGAGCCGTGATATATAACGTGGTAGCtaggaggtggtggctgaaGTATAAATAAGGCCTTGAGCCTTTGTCATTGATTACCCCTTTGCTCCATCTCGAGGCCGCGGTCAGTAGTCAACTACCCCCTTGGAATCTGACTTTGTATATACTAACAGTTGATAATGTGACGATTAATCCATTCTTTCCCACGCTATGCTATTCAACAAATCCGAGATCTGTCTTCTCTCCCAAATGACGCTGTTGATACCCAGATGCACTCTACAATATATCCATCTTAGCGAACTCATGTAACAACACCATGGCGTACCCTGGCCATCACTTTGCAAGCTATTTCAGCATTTCCCAAAGGACGCATGCACGCCCAATTCGAGTTTTGGTTTGCAGAAGATCTTCAAAGCCTCGGCCTATCTAGTTAGATTAGAGTCAGTCAACCATTCTCCATCAACCGCCCAGAGTACAAGAAGGTAAGCATACAGGAACAAAAAAATCAGGAAAGCTCAATTTAACTGATCCAAAAACAGACTGTCTGTTTCAGAGACAACAGATGCCGCATCCTCGACATGCTGGTCGACCTTGGTGGTTGCTGCATCGACAGTGGTGCAACTCTCTTGGATGCGTTTGGTGCAACGCTGAATGAAATTGAAGCCCTGGCAGAGCTCCCGAAATGGTGCTGGCAACACGGTACCAGACTCGTCGAAGTCATGAAACGCCTTTTGAATTGCATGAGCGTATCTAGCAAGCTCGTCGGCGAGCTTTGTAACATCAGGGTTATACACTATGGGTTTTCTGTGACGCCTCGGAGACCGGGCATAGCGAAGGTTCGTTTCTGCTCAGAGGTAAAGTGTGTTAGCGATCAGTTCAGGATCAAGATAGCATTAGAGGACAGTTACTTACCCTCATCTGACTGATCAGACTCCGAGTCACTTGCGGTGGGACTGTAGTAGCAGTCCGAGTCACTATCCGAATGACTACCCTCAATGTTCCCATCAGTTTTGAGCGTTTCAAGAAACGCTGCCCAGTCTGTTCGAGTGTCGGCAAGTCTGTCCTGAGCTCCAATGCTCGGCCGAAACTTCTTCACGCCTGCGATGTCGTCAAGCAGCTTCATTATATATTGCTGCCTATCATTGAGATGGTGGGCATTGAAGGGCCTTCATGTGCGGCAAGATACTGAGCACGGTCGCTCAACATATTTTGTTGAATCGCAATGAATCCGCCAGAAAGTGGCGCGTTGCCAAGGGCCCCACCGATTATCTTGTCATACTTGGGATCTCCTCGCATTTCGAGAAAGAAATGGTGGGCACGAAACAGCAACGCGAGGTTATTGAGTACAATGGCGTTACCATCATGGCCCTGGTTGGCCGGGGAAAATCAAGGATTCTCAAAGAACTGCTTAAACTCAGCAGACCTCAGAACGAGGGTTCAATGCCCAAAGGCTGGCACGACAGCTTagagatcaagaaggccggTGGTCGCCATTGAAAACGAAATGTCGGGTGTACGGTGGGGAGTTGGGCGGAGAAAAGGATCATCCCAGGTGTAAAAGGGCTGTTGACATGGGAAGAAAGCTCAGTCGAAAGGTTTGCTGTGGTGCAAAGTCTGGACAGTGATCGAGAATTTTTTTTCAAGCTGTCGGATTTGGCAAGAGAAAATGGAATGTGTGGCCCAAGGCCAAATAAGCAGGCAGGACTTTGGGAAGGTGCGGTTGTAATTGCTCCTTGCAGCCATACTGCAGGTAATTTCATCCTAATGTGGAAACCACGGGTTATCTGGGATGAACGCTCAAGACCACAAAGCCATTGGACAATTTGATGAATATTGAGACGAGATCTGAAAGCTATATGGCGCCTGCTAAGCTCTCAGAGGTTAACCCTAACACACTTTGTCTGCATCCGTCATCAATGTCCTTTGCGCCAGAAATGGTCCTACACTAGGCTGCTTCTCCCCTCGATAAGCAATATCAACAAGTTGATTGGAAAAGCTTTGCCTGGTCGGATTCTAATCGAGGTTCTTTGGGTGCGACCTCCAGTCAATACAGACCGCTCGCCAACACAGGAAGGGAATTCTGCCGTTTCGGTTGCAAACGTGCCTCCCAATTTTCTGAACGTGAATTTGTATTTTCTCTCTTCCCTGAGTGTTTCCTTCAAGAGGCTTGGACTATAGTAGCACCAGTCACGTGCACGTTGTTATGGGATGCCTTTCGGGTTAGAGTTATTTGGCCAGCGATTGACggaggaggcaggaggttgaaggagatACGAGTACATACGAGGAGGTTCGGACAATTTTTATGGATATTTCGCACGTTTTGTAGGGGAAGTCCGGAGGCTTTGACAGGTATAACAAGACGTCGTGGGCAGTTTATTTcatcttccttttcttttcttgatCTGACAATTCAATCTCTTGCCTGTGCCCTACGCCTGTACCCAGCCGTAGGCCCTTAACACACGTCTGACATACTGTCTGGAAGAGAGCTGCGATGGTGGTATGCTGTGGTAAGGAATAGGCAGCTTCAGTCTCACCCACAGGTAGACTGCCCGATCTTGAGCTTACCTACCGCATATAATGACAGAATCTTGATAGACCTCAATAACTAAAATTCCCGGACAAGCCAGCCAGGGCAATAAACATGCCCACATCCACTCTTACTTGAAGAAGTTAAAAACCACCGTGGAATCCTTTCAGGCACTTGCAACTCAACGCATCATATCTTCCTGATCCCCAGTATCCCCAAATTCATCAGTGATCCTGCCGCAAgtcccccttctccaaatCCACCCTCGCAACTACCCGCCGTCTCGACACGCTTGCTTTCATCCGCTCCGTCaccccatcaacagcacCTCTTAGTTTCCCTTTACTCTCTTCTTGCACCTCATCGTCGCCTCCTCTTACCTCCTTCACCGTTTCCTTCATCGCACCATACGCCATGGTCTGCTTATAGTTCCCCACCTGTCCTaagtcatcaccatcatacTTCCCACCATGTTCACTCCCCTGCTTACCATTTCCACCATCCAGAtcctccatcgccttccGTCTGaacaccctcctcagccCTAAGCCCCACCTATGAAGAGGGTAGTCTGTCTCAACAGCACTACTCCACTTCTCACCCTGGAGGTCACTGGACACCATTCCAGTgttggaggacgaggtccCCGATTGTGCAGAGAGATACCTACGCCACTCCCATAAGCGCCGTAGGCCAGGAATATGGGTATGAAAATCTTTCAGTTTAGGGGAAAGTGGGACGTAGGTTGGCTCTTCGTCGGGCTCGCGTGGTTGGGCCCAGATGTAGGTTGAGAAGAACCCTGCTATGGGGTTGACTCTGAAGGCGATGAAAATGAGCGGAAAGATTACAGCAAATGAGATTCCAACTAGAAGAGGGTCAGTCGAATGAGGGATATTACCTGGGGCGACTTAAACTCACTCAGGTATCCAAAGGCTTGACGAGCTGGCCACAGAACTTCTCCTGTTTCGGCAGAGTGGGGATAGATATCAAGCTGGATGGCCAGTACGCTTGCCATGAAAGACAGGGGGAGCTGCGGAATCAGCAAGATGTTGTCCATTGTCAAATAAATTTGTCCAAATGTGCGACGGAAATAAAGACTTTTGACTACTCACGAAAAAAAGGGTGACAAGGGTAAACACCAATGTGATCTAATTCCGCCGAGATCAGTTATCCATCACTGGTAGCACAGCTTGAACTGGATTAAAATATGACATACATTCCCCTGGCGACGAGCCTGTTCAGTGCCAATCCGCGCAAATCTGGCCTCCCAGACGTTGGCAAGCTTCTGCTTGAGATCGAGCAGGTTATTCAGCTAGTTCAGGATTAGTCACGTCCGACAAACATTAATCACGGATGAGATCCTCCCCATACCTCTCTGTGTATGTTCTCGGCATCCCTAGCCAGTTCATCCACCGCCTCAATGTTCGACTTTATCAGCTTAACATTATCCTTGACTTGATTTTCCCCTAAAGGTTTTCTCatagccttcttcttctttggctggTTTGTCTCAGCTGATGTCGAACAGCTGGAAAACATGGGCGCCAGCTCTCGGAACTGCCTGATGGCTTCTTGTTGGGCGAGAAAAACACTCCTGATTGTCTTGAGTTCATTTTGGATATCCATGATGTTAGACACAAGGGCAGTTTCCTTGGTAAGCTCAAAGAGTTTGTCGGTAAGTTTGAGTTTCTCTCGCTGGGTTATCTTCTTGGCGTCAAGCCTTTTGACCAGCTCCTGGAAGCTTTTGAACTGCTGTGATAGCTCATTGGACTTGTCAAAAAAATACAGTTAGCAGGAATTCCGCACTCTTATGATGATGTTTTGACGAAGACGTACAACCTCGTTTATACTGGTCTCAAATGTTTCCTGAAGTGAGGCATGCAGGGGTCCCTGCCGGCGCAGAAACGTGACGCTGCACTTGATGATCAAATGTGCCAATTCCAGCCCAGATTGAATGAGGGGACGGCTGTTTTTCGACTTGAGCCTCGCTCGCATGTGATACAAAAGGCTATCGTTCGTTGTCGGATGATCGGAGTCGGAATCAAGACAGCATGTGACAACTGTGTTATCTTTGTCGTCCAGAATCCATAGCCAGAGTTGGTCTACCATAAGTAGAGGATATTTGGAGGAGTTTATATCCTGGCGGTGTTTCCTACTCCACTTCAGCATAACCTGATTGTCATCCCTTTCCTGAGTACTCTCGAGGGTACGATAAGTGAACTGATCAAGAGTACGTCGGCAGTGAAGTGAGGTGTCGTTCCTTCTGGGCCTCAAATACCCTCGGAGAAGCAGAGTCATAAGTGATTCTCCCGGTGGCTCAATGAAGGTTTCGGTTGGTTCTTGGCGCATTCTGGTGAATGTCCTAGACTTTTCTCGTCTGAAACGTGTTTCTTGTTGATTCATTGAAGGGTACTCTCCTTTCATTAATGCGGCCAGTTTTTTCTGAGAACTGTGCGTCCCAAAGCCGAGTATCGGAATCTTTGTTACAGTGTTAGAGAATTTGTGTGTTGCATGGTCGGAGATATGTTATCATACGAATAAAGCTATGGCTCGTCTTTCTCTGTGGGGACTGCCTTGGTTTGGGTTCCCTTCAAGCGCCTGTGATCTGACTGTCAGCATATTTTCTTTGCACCTACCACAAGATGTGGATAAAGtgtcaagttcatttgtACCTGAGTATATCCGTGGCTGCCTGACATCATGAATCTGTCATAAATTTGGGCCCCTTTTTCAACAATCGTTAGTCTAGAAGCCAGTGATCATTGGTAGTGTAAAGTCACAAGTGCACGGAAACCATACCCTGATGGTGCCGATCCTGCATAGATCTGTCAATGATTTTCAGGCTCGTGAAAAGATCCTGAACCAATACGGTCAGTCCTAGCCCTctcaacaaaaaaacaacaagtgAAGGTATTCACCTGGGCCCATTTCTCCTATTATCGCGGTATCGTTAGCAACGGCTTGCAAACCGAGGCACAAGCACTTACATTCGTTGCCGGTAGATGAATCCACCGGCAAGTCGATGTGAGAGACCGTATTCTGTTCCGATCAAAAATGATGTGGGCTTGGTGCTGTGGGTTGTAGAGGACTTTGTAGACATCCGGATGCTGCATTTCGAACTTTTCGGTTTTGTCGCCAGTGGAATCCTGGATGTAGAATTGAACCAATGTGGCTTCTGCTTTACGGCAAGCTACATATTGGTCTGAGTCTTGCGGAGGAGCGACCAACGCCTCAAGCCTCTCATGTTGTGCTGCCGTTGCTCCGGTTCGTAGGTCATGAAtcttcagcttcttcagccACATTCTGTGCTGTCCCATCGCCCTCTCTGCATAGTCCCATGGTGTGAAACCTCGGTGGTCCTTAGGATTTGCGCCAGCTGTTTGCCTGGGTGTCAAAGTACTGACGAGCTTTTGGATAATCGCTTCCCATGTTGACTTTTGCTGGCCAGTACGAGAGGCTTTCATGACTGCAATGTGCAGCGGGATACGGCCATCTTTATCCGCGACGTCGACCATATTTGGGAATGCCGAAACCAGCCGCTGGACGGCTGGCTCATTGCCAGACATGACCGCTCGGTGCAGCGCGGTTAGGCCGAAGGGATCTGTCGCTGATTCGAGCTGGAACCCGCTTTCCGTGCATTCCTCGATCAATTTGGCGAGGAACCCGTCAACAATCGATCTGTCTTTTCTCAGttgcctccttttctttttcctcttcgATGTTATTTTCTTCCCTGGCCGTTCCGCCTCTGGAGTCACTTCGATTCCAGATATCCAGTCAGAAACACATATAAGAACGAGGCCACAACGTATGCGGTTGACAAGATATTCATAACTTTGATCCATAGGAAATCTTCCATCCGATCTCAAGTCTCGCTTTGGGCGTGAGTGAACGGCGCTGTCGGAGAGGTCAGTGATGAAATCCAACAGATCCTAGCCAAAGTTAGCGCACGAAGGGGTAGGTAGGCTTGGACGAGAAAGTACACACCTCGTCAGGCGACAACTCTTGATAAAGCGAAGCAGTAAACAGCTCTCTTTCCAAGATCGTATGGTAAAAGTCACTAAAAGTTTCAAGCAAATTCGGTGGACCTCGTGGATCTGGGGAATCCACTAGCACGATGCTGGCAATTTCATCCAGCACAGTCTGCTTCAAAGGGCCGACCGAATGAAGGTTAACGATAAGCTTGTGGATAATGCAACACCCAAACCCAGTTCCtatgaggacgaggaaatCACTGCTTGCGGATTTGTCTTTGCGAATCTTCCGTAGTTGAGTCAGAAGTCTGTCAGCTGTTTTAGCGAGAAAGTTGTCGACTTCGTCATCGGAGATGTCGGCAAGGAAGTTCCAGGGCCAGTGAAAGTTCATTATCCGGCCCCAGCTACCAATATCACGAGGCAGCATCTTGCTGTTGTCCAAAACTCCCCTCTTTGGCATTTCAGGTGcttgatgggttgggtggggtgttTTCTCTTGAAAAGTCCACGGAACCTCCCAAGCTTGTCCACTCCCGTTAACAATGACGACGTCTGCCTTGGGAATATTTGGAGGCCTTGGTTCGTGTAAGACCTCGAGTTCGTAGCCCTCAACCAACCCTAGCTCTCTGTTGATTGTCAAAGCCGAACCTTCTCCGATGAGATCTTGGCTGTCACTGGCCCCACGTTGCCCCAACTCGAAATTTTTCTGTTCTTTCTCAATGGGCTCGGACGACCTCTGAGTAATTTCATTCCGACATCTTAAAGCTTCAACGCCCGAGTCCTCCGTTATACGGATGGACTCTGTCATGGCTTGTTGTTCAGCGGATGTGGCCCTGCCGGTGATGGTAGCATCAGAAGTAACAGCAACGGCATCGATGCTTATTCCTGGGTTCTGGCTCCTCTTTGAAAATTCGATGTTGATGGACTTTTCTGGCTCTTCGTTTGGATGGAGCTCTACTACCAGGGAGGAAGCCATCCCATCGTGACTGTCTGAGGATGTCATGTTGCTGACGAAAACTATGCGGCCAACTCAATAGCGGCAAGAATaaaacctcatcaacctgaGTTCGTGAGGGAAAATAACTTGATCGAGAAGACCAAAACAGACGAGAAGCATGCAATATAAGAGCAAAGCGTACCTATAACAAACCCATTAGGCGGAGGATTACAGCCCATGGAATGATCGTTCCATCAGATCATTGTAACTCGGGACCGTCCTGGCGGGAGATCCGCCTTTCCCCTGTCAGATTCGGAAGCCCGTACGCAACCTTCTGTTCATCCAGGTTTTGATCTCACCCCAATGGCGGCTTTCAAATGCATAATGCATGCATGCATTGACAGCTAGGTAGTCAGACAATTGGCATTCAAGCTCCATGTTGGAACAGTTTTTGGGTTCTGAAAGCGTGGGGTCCCACTTCATGGAGATGACCCGACAGCTGTCAGTGGCTGACAAGAAAGAAATCCCAACACACCCCTGTTATTATTCTGTCCATAACGCGGGTAGCATTTTTACCCCCACACCCACTAGGCCTCAGTGTTGAGGAATAATAATCTTTAGCCAATAAGAGAAGAACAATCCAATTCATGTTATGCTCCAAGAATTGTGGCTTCGAGACATGACGTTGTGCTACATGACTGGTATGAACTCCTCATTTCCTGGCTGTGCCGTCAATGGCACCAGAGCGAATgctcatttttttttttgcttccaCGTCACAACACAGTTGCTTCTTCGCGCATTCAAGTTCATCCTGTTCAGATAGTTGGATCACAAACAAGTTATTACCATCGTGCTCTAAGCCCGGctcccttccacccactccgGCACAACCCTCTTCAAAAACTTCATAAACTTCCACATCCCCACCGCATactctctctccccctccggcgtatcaacctcctccgggAATGCAATACCCGctccaaacaacccaatcggcttcttttccccatcctccgcaTAGAAAGCCCCTGTCCTCGCATCCTTCCCCAGCTTCACGACCTCTTTCCCATCCCCTACCCTCACCTCAGGAATGGGAGCTGGGATATACCCTACAGCCTGCACCACCCCTTGGCAATCTTTCAACTCCTTCTCTAGCAATGCCcattccttttctttcccttccgAGCAGTCGATTCGTGTGATGAATTTGCCTGCGTCGCTATTGAGTAACACGTCCCCGTCAAGTTGTGTTCTTCCAAACTCTGCAGCTTTGCCCTTCAAGCCCGTGTTGTCGTATTGGATGTAGCCGTCTTTTTGGACGGCATATCGGAGGGTGGGGTGACGGGTGAACCATTTGATCTTGAGTAATGGGTGGCTTGTGGTTGTGAGTTTGTAGAGGTTCATCAGCACCAGGATGGCAGAGTGGGAGCCGCCTATTACGCCGATGGTGAAAGGTTGGTCgcgggggatggtggtggataggatggatggggtgagAGCTGTGTCGAGGGGTATCGTTGGTGGACtggagggtgggaggggagtggtggatgggaaagCGCCTGTGCAGTAGACTACCAGTGGGCTTGTGGTTAATGATGATTCGGAGGTCGTGGTGAGAGTCCAGCGTTTGGACTGGGGGTCGAGATGAGCCGAGTTAGCTTTTCCCTCCACGGTATGGATTCGGGGGTGTTGCCTCAACCCGGCAGTGAGTAAGTTGAGCATATCGCCTGCGTAGCTGAGAGAGCAGGTCCCGCTTTGAGGGAGCTTCTCAAGGGCCGTGATGGCATTTGGTTTGTGTGCTGTGTTGAGAATGTGTTGAAATGGCTTCAAAGCTTCGGCATAGTCAACAAAGAGCTTTACCGCAGTGTTACTGACTTTGAGTTAGTTTGATGAGTCAAGCTAGCATTTGATGAGAATAAGAGGTAGACCTACCCGGGCACTTCGCGATAAAATTTATTGATTCTTCCCCCTTGGAACTGCTCATCTACCCACACAATTTTCCCATCGTCTTTGATCTGTTCCAGGAGATTTCCCACAACCGCAATCCCAGCGGGGCCGGCGCCAACCACAACGGCCGCCGCATCTTTTGGTGTTGCATTCTGGCGGAATTGCCGTACCAACTGACCCGCGGGAAAGGAGGATATTGTGCGTTGACGAAATTGCCTAATCAGCACTGAGCGTGCAGTGAAGCTGCCGCTGCAGCCTGGAAATATCCTCACAGCATGCATTTTGATTGTTGGTTGAAAATGACTCGGAAGGTATAAAGCAACACGGTGAGTCGGAAATCGGCAGCggtcaacaaacaaaccccctttGAGCGTCCCACTTTTATTCGCAAGATTCTCCGATTCAACTCCGAAGTAGGCCCGGGTGACTCAAAAGCTGATgccctttctttttttccaaGTCCAAATGCTTTGAATTCTGTCTTTCGAATAGAAAGCTAAAATTGCGCCATTCTCACACGTCAATTACAATCAGATCACCGCGAAGAACAAGTGCCCACTTATATGATGCTTTATTACGACGGCTAAACAGGGTTATTCACGGCTCGGGTGTTACGGAGATCCGCCCCGATCCTGCTCCGTAGGGGTGGGGCCGTGTTTCGGCCCAACCCGCATGAAACAGCAACGTCAGCCGGTAACTGTCGGTCCACTTTGATCGGTTCGGGCCTGCTTCTGTGCTTCAAGATGCCTAGAGTTCGTGGTCAGCTACATTATGGCTTGGCCACACAGTTCAACTATTGTGTACCTTGGTAAGCCAAGAGATAATGATGTGCTGGTTGCGCTGAAAAATACTAACTAATGGCAATCACTATACGGAAAATGGAAATTCCTCAGCTGTTAGGTGTCAGAGCAGTCAAAGATACCTGAAGACATTTGATGGTAACAAAAAAGCTTTAAATTTATATCAATAACCCTCCGACAGACTTAAGGCATATTGTGATAGTCGAGGGACGGTAAAGACAGTTAAAAGGTATGATAATAACCTTGAAGCTAATAATGTGTTGTTGCGGCGGCCTCGACTTTTCTGCTTAGGTACGGCAAGAAATGATAAAAAGTTCAAAGGAGTCATGAAGTCGGAGGAATTTCAATGCTGATCAATTCGAATATCCAAAAACTCATTGACCTTATCTCTCCTATAAAGCCTCCTACTAATAAAAGTCCGTCGCAAGATATTAGAAAAGCTACCGgccaaagaaaaggaaaggaaatTTATCAGACATCTTGGGTAGGTAGTagacaagagagaaaaataaaaaatagTAACGAAACAACCCTATATGCAAGATGAAGCATGACCTTCCAGGTTATTTGTTGGCATTGATATGGGCCTAGGGCTGGGTACAGGCATAGGAGACAGGTAAAAGATTGAATTGTTTAGataaagaagagaagaaaagaacagaaaagaaaagaaaagaaaagaaaagaaaagaaaagaaaagaaaagaaaagaaaagaaaagaaaagaaaagaaaagaaaagaaaagaaaagaaaagaaaagaaaagaaaagaaaaggaaaaggaaatACACTGCCCACGACGTCATCTTGTacccatcaaaccctccgGAATTCCCCTACAAAGCGCGTGAATATCCACCAAAATTGCTCGAACTTCCTCGTATCCTATTTAACCTCTCTGCCTCTCATGTCGCCCAGAAAAGAAGCCCCAGCCCGGATATCATCCCATGACAGGCATCATCACACCGAGTCTCGCTGTTAGTGCGTCTTTCATTGGTTTGCTTCTGATTCTACGACCCATTCGGACTGGAAATACATTGTTAGCAGAGCGAGGACAGGGCGGAGAGTATAGCCGTGACAAACCTCTATTTTACTTCGAAGAAGCGTATGATTCCCAGGAATGATATTGCCTTGGTATTCAACTTGAAATTGCATGTTCCCTGAAGGCTCGACTGACAACCGAATCTTGTACTGGCACACGTAGTATTTCGTTATTGGAAGAGGCCAGGACCGCGTTTTCTTGAGGATTGACCCTCGAACTTGGTTCAGGTCAACCTCTATCTCATACAACGCTTCGGCCATCGCTAGCAATTTGTCAACACTGCCATAGCACTCAACAAATAGGTAGCTAGGTAAGGTGCAGAACACTCACAGGTTGGCATGCTCGGGGGCAGCCAGCGAGCTTCAATTCGCGAAACCACGATGATGTCTTTCCACTGGAGAGGGTGATCCAGGTCTTCACGTCGTTCAACTTCAACCTCGAATTGTTTTCCGTGGTCGATGATGGTATCTCTCTTGAGTATCCAACGAATCTGATCAAGAACATAGTCCTTGCGGTCTAACTCATCGGTACGCTTGACCTCACCGAAGTGCTTTTTTTGGAATATGGCAGAGAGGTGACCAGACCATAGCTAGCTCGTGCAATGCGTTTTCGAAGAATTCCTTGTGCTTGCTCAAGCAATAAACCCcggacaacaacaagctgtGGATCGTCAATCCTTGGGAGTTGGGTTTCTCCTTTGCGCAAAGCCCTTGTAGTCGAACGGTCGATGTGCTCTTTGACTTTGTTAAAAACGTAGGTGGAGCTACATTAGCCCCCTGAAAGGATGATGTATTGCTACCAGGCAGGTTTATTAGCAATAGACGTAACACTCGAGTATAAATAGCGTctcaccaccgtctcctGAAACTTGCCCACAACTTCATCTAATGTACGCAGTATTATGGCGACTTGTTCATCGAATAGCCCCTAAAACTCCTCCCTTTACACATCTAGAATCAGCACCAGTGTTTTCCGTGGACCATGTTGACAGATAAAAGAAAGTACCCGAAGGTGTTGCTTAGTTCGTGAACTTCATAGCGCCACCCTCTATGTTTAGACCCTCACGGCGAATGTTTGGGTTTAAGCCGGGAACCTCAATCTTGTAATTTCTGTCATAAACTGGCTCTCCAAACCTGTGCTTCACCGTTCGATATTGGCAACTCTGCGATAGTGACAAAAGCTTGTTGAGCGGAAGCTTCGACTGTTCTTCTGGATGAGCCTTGAGCCGAATATCAATTAACCGCTGAAACTCCAAGTCAATCAACCTGGAGCCGACAACAATTCCTGTCACAGATTGGATCTGTTTCATGACCGGTGGTTTCGTTTTAGTAGCCCTGACAAGCGCAAGGTCAGTGGTGCCGCCCCCAGCGTCAATGGATAGAAGAGTGTCCCCGTTTTTGAAATGCAGCAGCGGCGAACCAGTGTTGCCGAGTGTTGCCACTGCGGCTGCCTCGGCTTCCGTCAAACCCAACATTACCCTATGCCTTTGAGCCGACCCAAACCCAGCATCTTTGACGATCTTTAGAAAGTCATCCAAAATCTCTtgtcctccaaccccttcccataTTGTTGGCACGCTGAAGACGAACTCAACTGAGAGATTATCACAGTCCTTTGCATTGTCCAAGCGGAGCGTGTCAGAGATACTTTTCTTCACGTGACAATAAACATGGCTCAAGTAGTCGCAAACGAGGAGGTGAACTTCCTTCATAGTTGCAGGAGCCCATGAGAAATTTTGCCCAATGGTCTCCTTGTGGTAGTCGGAGTCGAGGCAAATTTTGAGGTATCTCCATTTGTCGTTCTCACTCATATCCTCTTCCGCAGTCTCGGCAGAGTCCTCGCATTGGAAACCCCACTTGCGT is drawn from Podospora pseudocomata strain CBS 415.72m chromosome 1 map unlocalized CBS415.72m_1, whole genome shotgun sequence and contains these coding sequences:
- a CDS encoding uncharacterized protein (EggNog:ENOG502SX2D), with translation MDNILLIPQLPLSFMASVLAIQLDIYPHSAETGEVLWPARQAFGYLIGISFAVIFPLIFIAFRVNPIAGFFSTYIWAQPREPDEEPTYVPLSPKLKDFHTHIPGLRRLWEWRRYLSAQSGTSSSNTGMVSSDLQGEKWSSAVETDYPLHRWGLGLRRVFRRKAMEDLDGGNGKQGSEHGGKYDGDDLGQVGNYKQTMAYGAMKETVKEVRGGDDEVQEESKGKLRGAVDGVTERMKASVSRRRVVARVDLEKGDLRQDH
- a CDS encoding uncharacterized protein (EggNog:ENOG503NX9N; COG:M), with the translated sequence MLTVRSQALEGNPNQGSPHRERRAIALFIPILGFGTHSSQKKLAALMKGEYPSMNQQETRFRREKSRTFTRMRQEPTETFIEPPGESLMTLLLRGYLRPRRNDTSLHCRRTLDQFTYRTLESTQERDDNQVMLKWSRKHRQDINSSKYPLLMVDQLWLWILDDKDNTVVTCCLDSDSDHPTTNDSLLYHMRARLKSKNSRPLIQSGLELAHLIIKCSVTFLRRQGPLHASLQETFETSINEVSNELSQQFKSFQELVKRLDAKKITQREKLKLTDKLFELTKETALVSNIMDIQNELKTIRSVFLAQQEAIRQFRELAPMFSSCSTSAETNQPKKKKAMRKPLGENQVKDNVKLIKSNIEAVDELARDAENIHRELNNLLDLKQKLANVWEARFARIGTEQARRQGNVCHILIQFKLCYQ
- a CDS encoding uncharacterized protein (EggNog:ENOG503PN97), which gives rise to MVDVADKDGRIPLHIAVMKASRTGQQKSTWEAIIQKLVSTLTPRQTAGANPKDHRGFTPWDYAERAMGQHRMWLKKLKIHDLRTGATAAQHERLEALVAPPQDSDQYVACRKAEATLVQFYIQDSTGDKTEKFEMQHPDVYKVLYNPQHQAHIIFDRNRIRSLTSTCRWIHLPATNEKWAQVNTFTCCFFVERARTDRIGSGSFHEPENH
- a CDS encoding uncharacterized protein (EggNog:ENOG503P044; COG:S); its protein translation is MHAVRIFPGCSGSFTARSVLIRQFRQRTISSFPAGQLVRQFRQNATPKDAAAVVVGAGPAGIAVVGNLLEQIKDDGKIVWVDEQFQGGRINKFYREVPGNTAVKLFVDYAEALKPFQHILNTAHKPNAITALEKLPQSGTCSLSYAGDMLNLLTAGLRQHPRIHTVEGKANSAHLDPQSKRWTLTTTSESSLTTSPLVVYCTGAFPSTTPLPPSSPPTIPLDTALTPSILSTTIPRDQPFTIGVIGGSHSAILVLMNLYKLTTTSHPLLKIKWFTRHPTLRYAVQKDGYIQYDNTGLKGKAAEFGRTQLDGDVLLNSDAGKFITRIDCSEGKEKEWALLEKELKDCQGVVQAVGYIPAPIPEVRVGDGKEVVKLGKDARTGAFYAEDGEKKPIGLFGAGIAFPEEVDTPEGEREYAVGMWKFMKFLKRVVPEWVEGSRA
- a CDS encoding uncharacterized protein (COG:S; EggNog:ENOG503Q4R5) — its product is MAANRDLPDITVAVDYGTTFTVPSVLSKKLFKQPNGQGVRKWGFQCEDSAETAEEDMSENDKWRYLKICLDSDYHKETIGQNFSWAPATMKEVHLLVCDYLSHVYCHVKKSISDTLRLDNAKDCDNLSVEFVFSVPTIWEGVGGQEILDDFLKIVKDAGFGSAQRHRVMLGLTEAEAAAVATLGNTGSPLLHFKNGDTLLSIDAGGGTTDLALVRATKTKPPVMKQIQSVTGIVVGSRLIDLEFQRLIDIRLKAHPEEQSKLPLNKLLSLSQSCQYRTVKHRFGEPVYDRNYKIEVPGLNPNIRREGLNIEGGAMNNTSSFQGANVAPPTFLTKSKSTSTVRLQGLCAKEKPNSQGLTIHSLLLSGVYCLSKHKEFFENALHELAMHFGEVKRTDELDRKDYVLDQIRWILKRDTIIDHGKQFEVEVERREDLDHPLQWKDIIVVSRIEARWLPPSMPTSMAEALYEIEVDLNQVRGSILKKTRSWPLPITKYYVCQYKIRLSVEPSGNMQFQVEYQGNIIPGNHTLLRSKIEVCHGYTLRPVLALLTIPNGS